A single region of the Desulfobaculum xiamenense genome encodes:
- a CDS encoding nickel/cobalt transporter — protein sequence MKRVLVSATVLCCLVLFAACAFAGNPFTGGHGTDSTARSEAAPERVAPAPASFFAPVHAWLAGQQRELRSRLSAEVRRLGTHPSPVELSLFLCVAFAYGVLHAAGPGHGKSVLAAYLLSRGGGVGRAVGMGLGMGCAHAASAVGLVLVMHLALDGARMSGVSQAAAHVERSSHLLVFLVGLWLVAQALRELRRGPREGGEDVSQRVSGARGAVGVALAAGMIPCPGATLIMLFSIGQNALPLGLAASAVMAAGMGTTIAAVGVAVVSGRRGTLAASGAGARRTARIRGLLAVAGGAAVAGLGAVLFLAAL from the coding sequence ATGAAACGCGTTCTGGTTTCGGCAACGGTCCTGTGCTGTCTGGTGCTGTTCGCGGCCTGTGCCTTTGCGGGCAATCCCTTTACCGGCGGGCATGGGACGGATTCCACGGCGCGTTCCGAGGCTGCGCCGGAGCGGGTGGCCCCGGCCCCCGCATCGTTCTTCGCGCCGGTCCATGCGTGGCTCGCCGGGCAGCAGCGCGAGCTGCGCTCCCGCCTGTCCGCAGAGGTGCGCAGGCTGGGCACGCATCCGTCGCCCGTGGAGCTTTCGCTGTTTTTGTGCGTGGCCTTCGCCTATGGCGTGCTGCACGCGGCGGGGCCGGGGCATGGCAAGTCCGTGCTTGCGGCGTATCTGCTGTCGCGCGGGGGCGGCGTGGGGCGGGCGGTCGGCATGGGGCTTGGCATGGGTTGCGCGCACGCGGCCTCGGCTGTGGGGCTGGTCCTCGTCATGCATCTCGCCCTCGATGGGGCGCGCATGAGCGGCGTCTCGCAGGCTGCGGCGCATGTGGAGCGTTCGAGCCATCTGCTGGTGTTCCTTGTGGGATTGTGGCTCGTGGCGCAGGCGCTTCGCGAGCTGCGTCGCGGTCCGCGTGAGGGGGGCGAGGATGTTTCACAACGTGTTTCAGGTGCGCGTGGGGCGGTGGGCGTGGCGCTGGCGGCGGGGATGATTCCCTGCCCCGGAGCGACGCTGATCATGCTCTTTTCCATCGGCCAGAACGCCTTGCCCCTCGGCCTTGCCGCCAGCGCGGTCATGGCCGCTGGCATGGGCACGACCATCGCCGCCGTGGGCGTGGCCGTGGTCAGCGGGCGCAGAGGGACGCTTGCGGCCTCGGGCGCGGGGGCGCGCCGGACCGCCCGGATTCGCGGCCTTCTGGCTGTGGCGGGCGGCGCTGCCGTGGCCGGTCTCGGAGCCGTTCTTTTCCTTGCCGCGTTGTAA
- a CDS encoding ATP-binding protein produces the protein MSMNSHAKRVFAVIIVLLATLALGTWYASRPAGWTDPLSPDERRWISERGTVRVGATPSSKPLEFFDARGEYRGMVADYLHLLEERLHMRFTVVESKNLKELLDKAQSREVDMIPAFAANPASIDYMVFTRPYLELPTVILVNKSQKRFLTLDTMQDMDLALPKQYAVIDFVRRHHPDLHIQPVYNYLAALLHVSFDEIDATIISLPQASYYIEDKGITNLRVAGHTDFKIFNRIAVRADDRMLAQIIQKGLDTITPADRDRIFRRWVTLDQNYVSFFLQNKRFWYFVGAGAALLLMLFTGVIAWNRSLRRRVHERTRDLERELNARMRLMTAIEQTEDGIFILDTNGNMEYANPSFLRMSGYALDELVGRHCAIIRSDRQDAAFYRELWDGLKKGEVWRGHSTYRRKDGTLYEVDVTVSPIVDQDGRVTNYVEVTRDVTEQLRMEAQLRQRQKMEELGTLAGGIAHDFNNIIAAILGYAELALLRAEPGTRPHTNLEHIRTVARRAREMVNQILIFSRRREPERRRVELAPAVEEVLELLRSTLPATIAIESEIGARGRAVLADPTQIHQIVMNLGTNAGYAMRQSGGTLTVRLGEAQTTPDGPAAGQSFLQLTVEDTGVGIPEDILDRIFDPFFTTKPQGKGTGMGLSIVHGMVGSMGGTISVRSTPGSGTVFTVLLPETTAAPEAENGETAQAIAGRGHVLVVDDEPDMVNVLSQMLGELGYEVTGTSDSLDALRLFSQSPERFALVITDQTMPRMTGDRLAQELNAIRPATPIIVSTGFPDQLRHLAKDQHGIRAVLPKPYDMGTLSEAVRDALGGTTA, from the coding sequence ATGTCCATGAATAGTCACGCGAAGCGCGTCTTCGCCGTCATCATCGTTCTGCTGGCCACCCTCGCACTGGGCACGTGGTACGCCTCGCGCCCTGCGGGCTGGACCGATCCGCTCTCGCCGGATGAGCGCCGCTGGATTTCCGAGCGCGGCACCGTCCGCGTGGGGGCCACGCCGTCGAGCAAGCCGCTCGAATTCTTCGACGCGCGCGGCGAGTATCGGGGCATGGTGGCCGACTACCTCCACCTGCTGGAGGAGCGCCTGCACATGCGCTTCACGGTGGTCGAGTCCAAGAATCTCAAGGAATTGCTGGATAAGGCGCAATCGCGAGAGGTGGACATGATCCCCGCCTTCGCCGCCAATCCCGCCAGCATCGACTACATGGTCTTCACCCGGCCCTATCTGGAACTGCCCACGGTCATCCTCGTCAACAAGAGCCAAAAGCGCTTCCTCACGCTGGACACCATGCAGGACATGGACCTCGCCCTGCCCAAGCAGTACGCGGTCATCGACTTCGTGCGCCGCCACCACCCGGACCTGCACATCCAGCCGGTGTACAACTACCTCGCGGCGCTCCTGCACGTCTCTTTCGACGAAATCGACGCCACCATCATCTCCCTGCCGCAGGCCAGCTACTACATCGAGGACAAGGGCATCACCAACCTGCGCGTGGCCGGGCACACGGACTTCAAGATCTTCAACCGCATCGCCGTGCGCGCCGACGACCGCATGCTCGCGCAGATCATCCAGAAAGGGTTGGACACCATCACCCCGGCCGATCGGGACCGCATCTTCCGCCGCTGGGTCACCCTCGATCAGAACTACGTCTCCTTCTTCCTTCAGAACAAGCGCTTCTGGTACTTCGTGGGCGCGGGCGCGGCGCTGTTGCTCATGCTCTTCACGGGCGTCATCGCGTGGAACCGTTCCCTGCGTCGCCGCGTGCACGAGCGCACGCGCGACCTCGAACGCGAGCTCAACGCCCGCATGCGGCTGATGACCGCCATCGAGCAGACCGAGGACGGCATCTTCATCCTCGATACCAACGGCAACATGGAATACGCGAACCCATCCTTCCTGCGCATGTCCGGCTACGCTCTCGACGAGCTTGTGGGACGCCACTGCGCCATCATCCGTTCGGACAGGCAGGACGCGGCCTTCTACCGCGAATTGTGGGACGGGCTGAAGAAGGGAGAGGTATGGCGCGGGCACTCCACCTACCGCCGCAAGGACGGCACGCTCTACGAGGTGGACGTCACCGTGTCGCCGATTGTCGATCAGGACGGACGCGTCACCAACTACGTGGAGGTCACGCGCGACGTAACGGAGCAACTGCGCATGGAAGCGCAATTGCGCCAGCGGCAAAAAATGGAGGAACTGGGCACGCTGGCCGGCGGCATCGCCCACGACTTCAACAACATCATCGCCGCCATCCTCGGCTACGCGGAGCTGGCGCTGCTGCGCGCGGAACCCGGCACCCGCCCGCACACGAACCTCGAACACATCCGTACCGTGGCGCGTCGCGCACGGGAAATGGTCAACCAGATTCTGATCTTCAGCCGCCGCCGCGAACCGGAACGCCGCCGCGTGGAACTGGCACCGGCCGTGGAGGAAGTGCTGGAACTGCTACGCTCCACCCTGCCCGCCACCATCGCCATCGAAAGCGAGATCGGCGCACGGGGCCGCGCGGTGCTGGCCGATCCCACGCAGATTCACCAGATCGTCATGAACCTTGGCACCAATGCGGGCTACGCCATGCGCCAGAGCGGCGGCACGCTCACCGTGCGCCTCGGCGAAGCGCAGACCACGCCGGACGGACCAGCCGCAGGCCAATCCTTCCTCCAGCTCACCGTAGAGGACACCGGCGTAGGCATCCCCGAGGACATTCTGGACCGCATCTTCGACCCCTTCTTCACCACCAAGCCGCAGGGCAAGGGCACCGGCATGGGCCTATCCATTGTCCACGGCATGGTGGGCAGCATGGGCGGCACCATCAGCGTGCGCAGCACCCCCGGTAGCGGGACGGTCTTCACCGTGCTTCTGCCCGAGACGACCGCCGCGCCGGAGGCCGAAAACGGCGAAACGGCGCAGGCCATCGCGGGCCGAGGGCATGTCCTCGTGGTGGACGACGAGCCGGACATGGTCAACGTGTTGAGCCAAATGCTCGGCGAGCTGGGCTACGAGGTCACTGGCACGTCGGACAGCCTCGACGCGTTGCGTCTGTTCTCACAGTCCCCGGAGCGCTTCGCCCTCGTCATCACGGACCAGACCATGCCCCGCATGACCGGCGACCGCCTCGCGCAGGAACTGAACGCCATCCGCCCGGCCACGCCCATCATCGTCAGCACCGGCTTTCCGGACCAGTTGCGCCATCTGGCCAAGGACCAGCACGGCATCCGCGCCGTGCTCCCCAAGCCTTACGACATGGGCACCCTCTCCGAGGCCGTGCGCGACGCGCTGGGCGGCACCACAGCCTGA
- a CDS encoding DUF1007 family protein has translation MPCAIFARKWAILLAALFLICVRPATGAAHPHVFADNAVTFVFDGGELTGIRLVWHFDEMFGATLLEDYDANHDGAFDAAERRTLKSEAFDNLRNYGYFTYLTVGGTRKPVSQVADFGAGVDGDGMYYSFVVPCRVPAGTEVRLAVFDPEYYVDFYTPEDSAVSVEGASALSVRHAVAPNPNLTFSTWLVTPTEITLSFHK, from the coding sequence ATGCCCTGTGCCATATTCGCGCGCAAGTGGGCCATCCTTCTTGCCGCGCTTTTCCTCATCTGCGTCCGTCCCGCCACGGGCGCTGCCCATCCCCATGTCTTCGCCGACAACGCTGTGACCTTCGTCTTCGATGGCGGCGAACTGACCGGAATCCGTCTTGTCTGGCATTTCGACGAGATGTTCGGCGCGACGCTCCTCGAAGACTATGACGCCAATCACGACGGCGCGTTCGATGCCGCCGAACGGCGCACGCTGAAGAGCGAGGCCTTCGACAACCTTCGCAACTACGGCTATTTCACCTATCTGACCGTGGGCGGCACGCGAAAGCCCGTGAGCCAGGTGGCCGACTTCGGAGCCGGAGTGGACGGCGACGGGATGTACTATTCCTTCGTGGTACCCTGTCGCGTTCCGGCGGGTACCGAGGTCCGCCTCGCGGTGTTCGATCCCGAATACTATGTGGACTTCTACACGCCCGAGGATTCGGCCGTGAGCGTCGAGGGCGCTTCTGCCCTCTCGGTTCGCCACGCCGTGGCTCCCAATCCGAATCTCACCTTCTCGACATGGCTCGTCACGCCTACCGAGATAACCCTTTCCTTCCACAAATGA